The Pseudomonadota bacterium genome segment TGTTTCTTGCAAAAATTCATAATGCCTTATAATCCCTGTTAAACTTTCTGAAAAAAACTTAAACCGTCAAGACTGTCCCTATCAGTTTGATGAAATAATAAAATACTTTCCAAATGTACATACAAATTTGCATATTAACAACAATTCCATTAGTGAAGCAAGGCATAGTTCATCCTTGAAAATCCAACCATTCGCATCATAAAAACAACTCAAACAACTCTTTTTATGCGAATTTACTCTGGGCAAATAAATTTCATACTGTATGCTGACCGGAACATGAAAACCTGATTACCATAGAATCTCTGCCGGAGCACATGAGCCTGAACATCCAAAAAAGCTGCGAATTATTCAGAGCAACAATAATTTCAAACACTGACCTACATAAAATCTGCCAATAGACATCAACAATCATGAAAGACCCGGCTCAATCCATAACCACCATCCATGTTGAGAAAAACTGCCTGGACCTTCCCTATACCAGGGAAATCCTCAGCCGCGCACCAACCGACAACATCAGGGTAATCCCTGAAAAATCCTTTCCACAAATCGATTACGGGCCTTACCCGGAAAGTCTCTCTTCCGGCAAGAAACACCTCCTTCTCAGCTTGAACCGGGGTAAATTTCTCAAGCCCTGCCCGGCCACCAGGGAATACCGCTGCTGCGACTATCAGGTTTTAAATATCGGCATGAACTGCCCGATGGATTGCGTCTACTGCATCCTGCAGGCCTATCTGAACAATCCCTGGTTGTCTTTTTTCGTAAACGTCAACGATCTGCTTGCCGAAGTCAGTGAGCACCTGCACAAGAATCCGTCACAATTTCATCGAATAGGAACCGGCGAATTCACCGACAGCATGGCCATTGACAGCATGACCGGCTTAAGCAGAATCCTCATTGATTTCATGCGCGACAAGCCTAATGCGGTGCTCGAACTCAAGACCAAAACCGCAGTTATCGACAACCTGGAAAACCTTGACCATCAAGAGCGGACAATCGTCGCCTGGTCGCTCAATGCTTCTGAAATCATGAGCCGCGAAGAAATCAGAACCGCCACGCTTACCGAAAGGCTCAACGCCGCAAAACTCTGCGCATCCTGGGGCTACAGACTCGCCTTTCACTTTGATCCGATAATTTACCACCCCGGCTGGCAGCAGGGCTATGCCGACACTATTTCGTTACTGTTCGATACGGTTCCTAAAGAGCAGATCGCCTGGATCAGCATGGGCTGCCTCA includes the following:
- a CDS encoding DNA photolyase; protein product: MKDPAQSITTIHVEKNCLDLPYTREILSRAPTDNIRVIPEKSFPQIDYGPYPESLSSGKKHLLLSLNRGKFLKPCPATREYRCCDYQVLNIGMNCPMDCVYCILQAYLNNPWLSFFVNVNDLLAEVSEHLHKNPSQFHRIGTGEFTDSMAIDSMTGLSRILIDFMRDKPNAVLELKTKTAVIDNLENLDHQERTIVAWSLNASEIMSREEIRTATLTERLNAAKLCASWGYRLAFHFDPIIYHPGWQQGYADTISLLFDTVPKEQIAWISMGCLRYLPALKTIAVNRFSNSKFFHEEFVIGLDGKYRYFRTLRVEMYKFIYNLLKERAAAHTCIYLCMESDEIWREVYGFTPDECGGLGAMLDRSVNNR